In Candidatus Delongbacteria bacterium, the sequence TGGAGAAGGATTCTCCATACTTGCTTGGTAAAGTGTCACCAGTTAAGGAGATAAGAAGAAAAGGCTTGAAACTGGACGCTCTTGTTAGAACAATTACTGAACAATTTAATGCTGTAATCGAACTTTCAACATCCATTCCAGACGAACTTAGTCAAGCAGTTGAAAATGTTAAAGATCCTTCTAAGCTTTGTGATTTGATTGCATCAAATTTGAATATTAGTGTTGTGAACAGGCAAGATTTACTGGAAGAAGCTGATCTTGAAAAGCGTTTAATTCTTTTATCATCTTTACTGAATAAGGAGATGAAACTCCTAAAGTTATCGTCAAAAATTCAGGAAGATGTCAATGAAGAGCTGGAGAAAGACCAAAGAGAATATTATCTCCGTGAGCAGTTACGGGCAATTAAACGTGAGCTTGGTGAGACTGATGATGAAAGTCAGGAACTAGATGAGTTGAAGGAAAAAATAGCTTCGTTGAATTTACCAGAAGAAGTTTTAGAGGCAGCAAATAGAGAGCTTAAAAGATTAAATAAAATGTCAAGTGCTTCCAGTGAATATACTGTTGCCAGAACTTATCTGGATTGGATTGTAACTATTCCTTGGAATAAATATGACCAAACAGAAATAAATTTGATAAAAGCCCAAGAAATTCTCGACAATGATCACTATGGTTTAGTGGAAGTTAAAGAGAGAATTATGGAATATTTGGCTGTCAAAAAATTGAGATCTGACTCTAAAGGTAGTATTTTATGTTTGGCAGGTCCTCCAGGAGTTGGTAAAACTTCCATGGGGAAATCAATTGCTAAAGCCATGGGTAGATCATTTGTCAAAGCTTCTCTTGGTGGTGTACGTGATGAGGCAGAAATTAGAGGACATAGAAGAACTTACATAGGCTCTATGCCAGGACTTCTAATCAAACAGATTCGTCAAGCTGGCGTATGCAACCCAGTAATTCTTCTTGATGAAATTGATAAATTAGGGCAAAGTGTTCAAGGAGATCCGGCATCTGCTTTACTTGAAGTCTTAGATCCTCAACAAAATAATATTTTTGTAGATCATTACTTAGATGTTCCATTTGATCTTTCAAAAGTAGTTTTTATTATGACTGCAAATTATTTACAAAATATACCGGCACCTCTTTTAGATCGTATGGAAATTCTGGAGCTTCCAAGTTATCTTCTACCTGAAAAGATTAATATTGCTAAACAATATTTAATCCCACGTCAGATTATTGAAAATGGATTGACTAATCAGGATATTAAATTTGATAAAAAATCAATTGAATTTATCGTACAAAACTATACTCGTGAGGCTGGTGTTCGTAAGTTAGAACAGAAGATTGAGAAAGTTTGTCGTAAAGTTGCAATAAAAAAAGCACGAGGAGATTTTGAACCTGTTAAGATAAATGTCGAAAAGGTAAAAGAACTTCTTGGTAATAAGTATATAACACCTGAACTTGCCAATAGAAA encodes:
- the lon gene encoding endopeptidase La, which codes for MPREKQEKLVIPEQLPIIPLANMVVFPNIILPLVINNQNLIKLINDSISKDRIVGIFANKPNKDGSFNYNEIYSTGTAAVILKMFRNDDNDGARLLVQGLTRIELETVEKDSPYLLGKVSPVKEIRRKGLKLDALVRTITEQFNAVIELSTSIPDELSQAVENVKDPSKLCDLIASNLNISVVNRQDLLEEADLEKRLILLSSLLNKEMKLLKLSSKIQEDVNEELEKDQREYYLREQLRAIKRELGETDDESQELDELKEKIASLNLPEEVLEAANRELKRLNKMSSASSEYTVARTYLDWIVTIPWNKYDQTEINLIKAQEILDNDHYGLVEVKERIMEYLAVKKLRSDSKGSILCLAGPPGVGKTSMGKSIAKAMGRSFVKASLGGVRDEAEIRGHRRTYIGSMPGLLIKQIRQAGVCNPVILLDEIDKLGQSVQGDPASALLEVLDPQQNNIFVDHYLDVPFDLSKVVFIMTANYLQNIPAPLLDRMEILELPSYLLPEKINIAKQYLIPRQIIENGLTNQDIKFDKKSIEFIVQNYTREAGVRKLEQKIEKVCRKVAIKKARGDFEPVKINVEKVKELLGNKYITPELANRKNEIGVCTGLAWTPVGGSVLFIEVTRMQGKGGVKITGQLGKVMTESVEIAMSYIKSNAEEFKIEQKNFTDYDYHIHVPDGATPKDGPSAGVTMTTALISLFTQRPIRRDIAMTGEISLRGKVMEIGGLREKIIAAQKAGIKTVFIPQDNEKDLSDIPEEVLSRLTIIPVDHISKILDQAIV